Part of the Paenibacillus aurantius genome, TAACCGATGGACAAGGGGAGCGATAACCAATGAACAAAGCCCGGCTGACTTACCGTCTGGACCGCCAGCCTGACCCGAGAAAAGGAACCCAGCCTCCCGGGGGGGAGAAGAAGGTCATCCCTCTTTCTGAAGAGGAATTTCGGGTGGTGGGGGATCCCCAGCCGTTGAACGAATATACGAATGACTACGGGGCGTGGAGCAGCCCCTTCGACGCCGAAACACGCCGCATCGAACAGCTCATCCGGCACAGCCAGGATAAGCATCCGGAGGTGGTCCGTCCGTCCCGGGAAGCCTCCGCGACGGACCTGGAGGAATGGGAGCCGCCGCATCACCCGGAGACGGGGTATGTGGAGGACGACCGGTACGAACCGTACCAGGAGGAAACGCCCCGGACGGTTCGGGAGAGGGGGTATATCCCGAGCACGGTCCGGACCGTCCGGTATTCCAAAACCCCCTGGATCAAGGTGGCGGCTTCCGTGACGGGGGCGGTGGCCACAGGTGCCCTCCTCGGCTTCTTCGTCCTGTCGCTGTTCTCGGACGATTCCGGTTCCAAGGAGCTGCCGTCCGTAACGGGCGGCGGAGGCTCCAAGTCTGCCGTATCCGCCGGCAAGAACGGCACGGCGGACCCGCAGACGGCGGGCGGCACCAAGCCGGATGCCGCTTCCGTACCGGCTTCAGCCCAGGCGGCCGCCGGAACAGCGGCCTCGATCCCGGCCCGTACCTACACGTTCCTGCAGACCGGCGGCTTCGGCACGGCCCAGGCAGCGGAAGCCCAGGCGGCTGAGCTCCGCAAGAAGGGCGTAGCGGCGGTTACGGAGCCGGGGGATACTGTCTTCGTCTACTCCGGCATTGCCGCAAGCAAGGAAGACGCCAAAGCCGTCACCGCCAGCCTGATCGACAAGAAGATCGAAGTCTACGCCAAAACGGTCTCGGTGGCGGGGGCTTCCCAAATCCGCTGGAACGGCAAAGCGGAGGCTCTTCAAACCTACCTGTCCCAATCCGATCAGCTTCTCCGCATGATCAGCGGGCTGACCCTCGTTCATCTCGAGGAAGCCAAGCCGACGCCGCTTGACGAGGCTACGATGACGGCCGTCAAGAAGGCCCACGACCAATGGACGGCCGGTCAGGCGGAGGTCGCCTCCGGCGCTACCGCCGAAGCCAAAACCGCTCTCCAAAAGATGAACAACGCCATGAACACGGCGAAGCTGTCGCTCGACAAGTACAAGGAGGCTCCGGCCACGGCTACGCTTTGGAATGCGCAGACAAATCTCATGCAGTTCGTATTGGCCGAGAAGGAGCTGCTCCGGATTATCGGGGCCTCCTAGAACGTTCGTTAGCTGAAGGATAGCCGCCGGGGATCAAGCTCCGGCGGTTTTTGGTGATGCGATTGTATCTCTCCGGACAAGACCGTATAATGGGGGATAGGCTTTCGGCCTCTTACTCATCCTACATAAGGTAAGGGATTCTATGAAAAAAAATGCGTTTACGTTAATCATCTTTATCGTCATCGGGCTCATCACCGGAGCTATTGTTTCCCAGCTGCTGGAGCCGGTCAAGGCCCTGTCTTTTCTGACCAAATCGGCTGAGATTTCCTGGGAGCCCCGGGCCGATCTCCACATTATCAAGTATTCGCTTGCGCTCCAAATCCGTCTCAACCTGATCAGCATTCTGGGGATTGTGGCCGCCTTTTGGATTTACCGCAAGCTCTAAGAAGAAATCCGACATCTTTGCTGTCGAAAGGAGCCTCCCATGTCACCGAACGCTCATCCGCTTATTCTGGCCTCCTCCTCTCCGCGAAGGCAGGAGCTGATCCGGACGCTTGGCCTTCCTTACGTCATCCGGGTAAGCGATGCCGACGAAACCGTCGAGCCGGGGCTTTCTCCGGCGCAGATCGTAGAGACCCTGGCGCTCCGCAAGGCCGAAACCGTACACGAGCTAATCCGAAAGGAACGCGACCTGCAGGGAGGCGTGATTATCGGATCCGACACGGTGGTGGTACTGGACGGAGAGGTGCTCGGCAAGCCACGGGACCGGGAGGACGCCTTCATGACGCTGACCCGTCTTCAGGGCTCCACGCACGAGGTATTCAGCGGAGTCGCCTGCCTGGCGGCCGGTGAACCGGAGCAGGCTCAGGAGTCCGCTGCCGCGGCCCGTTCCGTCGGACCGTCCATGAGCTACCGCCTCCGGCACGGAGCCGAGACAGAGAAGCCCAGTGCCGCCGTGGGCCACTCGGTCAGCAAGGTGACCTTCCGTCCCATGAGTCCCGACGAGATCCGCGCGTACATCGCGACGGGGGAGCCCATGGACAAGGCCGGCTCCTACGGCGTGCAGGGCTTGGGTTCGCTGTTCGTCGAGAGAATCGACGGAGACTTCTACTCCGTCATGGGCCTTCCGATGAACCTCCTGTATTCCATGCTTCTAGAGTTTGGAATCAGCCCTTTTAGGCAGCCGGAGGGCCGCGTTTAGCTTCCTTCCGGTCTGGAAGGAAGGAACCTTCTATATCCGGCAAGCAGGGGACCTGCCTCATGCAGGGACCCTCTTTTCATGCCCGAGGCCTTTCGGGCCGCTTCCTCTTTGTCGAAAGATGGAAGATTTCCGGGGCGGCTGACTACCGGTGTTTAGGTTGGTTTTTCCAGCTTATCCTTATTTTTTCGGAAAAAATAGGCGGTTTGTCAGTCAGGCAGAACATGGTATAATAATAAAATGGATTCGTGCCCTTGCATCGAATTACATAGAATTTTGCAAGAAAGAGGGGAATGGATGGAGTCGCCAGGCATCACTTTGCGCGATGTTCCCAATGAAGAACGACCTAGAGAACGCATGCTGCATTTTGGGGCTCAAGCATTAAGCAACGCGGAACTGCTCGCCATTCTAATCCGTACGGGGACGGTAGCCGAATCGGCTGTCCGGCTGGCGGAGCGGGTTCTGAAGGAATCCGGTTCGCTTCGTAATTTGGTAGATATGAGCGTCGACGAGCTTACGCGGGTTAAAGGAATAGGAGAGGCCAAAGCCCTCCAGATCCGCGCAGGCATTGAACTCGGGCGTCGTTTGTCACGGGCGTCCCTGCATGATAAAATAACCATTCGTTCTCCCCGGGATGCCGCCGCGCTCCTTATGGAGGATTTGCGATACCTTCAGAAGGAGCATTTTGTGTGCCTGTTTCTGAATACCAAAAATCACGTCATCGCCCAGGAAACGCTGTCCATGGGAAGCTTGAACGCTTCCATCGTCCATCCGCGGGAAGTGTTTCGTGCTGCCATGAAATGCAGCAGCGCCTCCCTGATCTGCGTACATAACCATCCGAGCGGGGATCCTACGCCAAGTCCGGAGGACATCGAAATCACCGCCCGTCTGGTAGAGGCGGGCCAAATCGTAGGAATCGAAGTGCTCGATCACATCATCATTGCGGATACGGGCTTTGTGAGTTTGAAGGAAAAAGGACACATGTAATATAATGGGATGGCAGCTGCGCGCTGCCATTGAAGGGAGCCAAATTAGTTATGTTCGGTGGATTTACTAAGGATCTTGGGATCGATTTGGGTACGGCGAATACCCTTGTATACGTTAAAGGCAAAGGAATCGTGGTGAGGGAGCCTTCCGTGGTCGCCCTTCGGACGGATACGAAAACGATCGAGGCGGTGGGAGAAGCCGCCAAGAAGATGATCGGCCGGACCCCCGGCAACATCCGCGCGGTTCGCCCTATGAAGGACGGCGTCATCGCCGACTTCGAAACGACCGCCACGATGATCAAGTATTTTCTGCGTCAAGCCCAAAAGCAACGGGTGTTGTTCCAGCGTCATCCCAATGTTATGGTCTGTGTTCCTTCCGGCATTACGGCTGTGGAGAAGCGGGCGGTAGAGGATGCCACCAAGCAGGCGGGGGCCCGCGAAGCGTATACGATCGAAGAGCCTTTTGCCGCCGCTATCGGAGCGGACCTTCCGGTATGGGAGCCGACGGGCAGCATGGTGGTCGACATCGGAGGGGGCACGACGGAGGTAGCCGTCATCTCCCTCGGAGGCATTGTCACCAGCCGCTCGATCCGGATCGCGGGAGACGAAATGGACGAGGCGATTACCCAATACATCAAGCGCATGTACAACCTCATGATCGGGGAGCGTACGGCCGAGCAGCTCAAGATCGAGATCGGCTCCGCACTGCCCATGGAGAAGGGCGAGACGATGGAAATCCGCGGCCGCGACCTGGTCAGCGGACTGCCGAAGACCATGACGGTTACATCGGACGAAGTAACGGAAGCTTTGGCCGATACGGTCAACAGCATTGTGGACGCTGTCAAAATTACGCTGGAGAAATGTCCTCCGGAGCTTGCCGCCGACATCATGGACCGCGGCATCGTGCTCACCGGCGGCGGTGGACTTCTGCGCAACCTGGACAAGCTTCTTTCCCGGGAGACGGGAATGCCGGTCATGGTGGCCGAGAATCCGCTTGACTGCGTGGCCATCGGAACCGGACGAGCCCTCGACAACATTCATCTCTTTAAAGTAAGAAGCGGCTCTTCCGGCAGATCCAAGCGTTAAAAACGAATTATAGAAGGTGTGCCGTCTTGTTCAAGCTTATGGGGAATAAAAAGATGCTTGTGCTGATGCTTTCCTTGATATTCTTTATGACTCTGTTCGGGTTGACCTTGAGGACGAGGGAGAAACTCACCTATCCGGAAAGAATCATTACGGATACCGTCTCGTGGACGCAGGGCTTGTTCAACAAGCCGGCCAGCTTCATCGCGGGAGTCTTTGAGGATATCGGGGAATTGCGGGTGCTTTACCAGGAGAACAAAGCCCTGCGGATGACGCTGTCCCAGTATGCCCGGGATACGATGCGGCTGAACGACCTGGAAGCCCAGAACAAGAGGCTGAAGGATTTACTAGGCTTTACGGAGCAACAGAAAGCCGCCAATAATTATATTTATCATGTGGCTGAGGTGGTAGCCTACAGTCCCGACACCTACAGCAGTACGATCACAATTAACCTCGGCACCCGGGACGGCATTAAGCCGAATATGGCGGTGATGTCGGTCGACGGGCTGATCGGCCGGATCTCCCATGTAACGGATTTCCATTCGAAGGTGCAGCTGCTGACCGGCAATGATTCCGACGCCGCGGCCAAAGGAATCTCCGCCACCATCAAGGGCAAGGAGGATTCCTCCTTTGGCATCGTGAGCTACGATATCGACAAGCAGGCTTTGGTGATGACCAAAATTCCCCAGACGGACGAGCTGGCTCCGAATGATGTCGTCATTACCTCGGGACTCGGGGAAATCTTCCCGAAAGGCATCGTCATCGGCAAGGTGCTGACGAAGGAAGTCGACCGTTTCGGTCTGAATTATATGGCGACGGTGGAGCCTGCCGCCAAGTTCACTCACCTGCGGGAAGTGCTTGTCGTCGAAGTCCCGGACATGAGGTGAGCCTATGAACCGCAACCGATTAACCCTGGTTCTATTCGTCTTATTTCTTATAGAAGGCACTTGGCTTAAATGGATCATACCGCCGGAATGGCAGGAGAACGTAATCGTCGCTCCTCACCTGCTTCTGACGGCGGTTCTTCTAATAGGCATCTATGTCAACCGGCATACCGCGCTACTTTACGGGGCCGGTTTCGGCCTTCTTCATGACATCGTTTATTACGGACCGATGATCGGACCTTACTGCTTATGCATGGGGCTATTGGGGTACGCCGCGGGTCTCATTTCCTTCCGTTCCTACAGCAGCATTTTGACGAGCATGTTTCTGGTGACGGTCGGCAACTTCGCCTTTGAGTGGCTCATCTACGGCATTTACCGTGTATTTCAGGTGATCCACACCGACGTCAACCGCATCTTCCTGTACCAGATGCTGCCGAGCATTCTGATCAATTTGCTGTTTGCCCTCGTCATTTATGTCCCGATGCGGAGGCTACTCGAGAAAGTGAAAGCGGGCGTCCGGACGGAGGATTACAACGGCGACGTGTAAAGCCCATTCCATCATCCCCGTCCGCCGAGGACGGACGGCCGTTATTCTTGGCCAGGAGGTATACCCATTTATGACGGCACCAGCCAAGAAACAGCATGTGAATATAAAAGGAGTCAAGGAAGGCCTGCTGTTCGTCCTGGATGACACCTGCCGCTACACCGACCTGCTGGCGGAGCTCGAAGAGAAGCTGACCGGAACCCACAACAAGATTTTGTCCGGTCCTCAAATTTACGTTCAGGTCAAGCTGGGAGAGCGGGTTCTGAACGAGGCGGAGAAAGAGCAGATCCGGGAATTGATCGGGAAGAGGGGCAACCTTCTCGTCCAGTCGATCGAAACGGAGCAGGCTGTAACGGATGAGATTATTCCAGGACTCGAGGAGTTCAAGGTGATCCGGGGAATGGTTCGTTCCGGCCAGACCGTATCCTTTGAAGGTAACCTGATGCTGCTCGGAGATGTTAACCCGGGAGGATCGATTCTCGCGTCCGGTGATATTATCATTATGGGGTCGCTGCGCGGGATGGCTCACGCCGGAATGGAAGGCAAGGAGGATGCCATCATCGGTGCTTCTCACTTAAGACCCACCCAGCTGAGAATTGCGAATGTCATCAGCCGTCCGCCGGATGAGTGGGGAGTGGAAGAGGCCTTTATGGAATTCGCTTATATCCGGGACGGAGCGATGGAGATCGACAAGATCCATAACCTGCACCGCATCCGGCCTTAGGGCCGAGCAACCGTAAGAGGTCCCGGCCTGTCAGCCTGCTTGCCCGGATCGACAAATAGAGAGGGAGTGAGCCTATGGGAGAGGCAATTGTCATCACTTCAGGCAAAGGCGGAGTGGGAAAAACCACGACATCGGCCAACATCGGCACCGCGCTGGCGCTTCAAGGGAAGAAAGTCTGCATGGTCGATACCGATATCGGCCTGCGGAACCTGGATGTCGTCATGGGCCTGGAGAACCGCATCATCTACGATCTGGTCGATGTGGTAGAGGGCCGATGCCGTCTGAAGCAGGCTCTAATCAAGGACAAGCGGTTCGATGAGCTGTACCTGCTCCCCGCTGCGCAGACGAAGGATAAACATTCCGTCTCGCCGGAGAGTGTGCGGGAAATCGTTCTGGAGCTTAAGAAAGAGTTTGATTTTGTTATAATTGACTGTCCGGCCGGGATCGAGCAGGGATTCAAGAATGCGGTAGCCGGCGCGGACAAAGCCATCGTGGTGACCACTCCAGAGAACGCCGCCGTTCGGGATGCGGACCGGATCATCGGCCTCTTAGAGAAAGAGAACATGCAATCGACCAGCCTTGTGGTGAACCGGATCCGCCCGAATATGGTAAAGAAGGGCGAAATGCTCGACATAGACGAGATTTGCCAGGTGCTGGCGATTGATCTCCTGGGCATTGTTCCGGATGACGAGCACGTCATCAAGGCTGCCAATTCGGGCGAACCGACGGTTATGAATCCGACGTCCCGGGCGGCCGTAGCTTACCGCAACATCGCGAGACGGATTCTGGGGGATACGGTTCCTCTCATGTCTTTGAACGAGAAGCCGAGCATGTTCGCGAAGATGAAGAAATTTTTTGGTATGGGATAGGATAAGATGTTTCCCTTATTTAACAAGTTTAAAAGAATTGACTGGTCCCTTGTCCTTATCCTCCTAGCGTTTATGGTAATCAGCACGTTTCTGATTTACAGCGCTACGATCAGCTCGAAATACGCTGATATGGGCTTTCATAAGAAGAACCTGGTATTCTATGCGGTCGGATTCGTCGCCCTCTTTGGAGTGGCGCTGTTTAACTTCCGGTGGCTGCTGAAATCCTCCATCTATTTATATGCCATCGGGCTGATTCTTCTCGCCGGTCTGTACACCCCCCTCGGCAAAGTCTATTTCGGGGCGCGGGGATGGTATACCATTCCCGGACTTAACATGGATTTTCAGCCGGCGGAGCTTGTGAAGCTGATCCTCATCATTACCATAGCCGCTTACATCGGACGGCGGGAAGGGGAGAAGCTGGAGCTGCTGCGCGATGTTATCCCGATCGGCGTCATTGTGGCCGTTCCTTTCGCGATGGTCGTCCTCATGCCGGATCTTGGGAACGCCATTATCTTCATTGTCATCCTGCTCGGCATGTATTGGATCGGAAACATCAAATTCCTCCATGTGCTGATCGGGACGACGCTGGTGGCGGGGAGCATCGGATTGTTCGTCTTTCTGTTCAGCTCTTACCATGATGAAGTCTCCAAGGTCATGGAGGCGATGGGCGGGGGGCACTGGGTCCAGCGGTTCGACTCCTTCCTGAGCCCGGAAACGAGCAGCCGGGACACCAACTTCCAGGGCGAAAATTCCAAGATTGCGATCGGCTCCGGGAACTTGACCGGGAACGGCTATCTGAAGGGAACCTCCGTTCACAGCAACTTTATTCCCGTCGCTTACTCCGACGCCATCTTTGTCGTGGTGGGAGAGGAATTCGGCTTCCGGGGCGCCGTCATCCTGCTTGTCCTGTATTTCATCATGATCTACCGGATGATCATTATCTCGATGGAGACGGAGGATTTGCGGGGCTCGTACATCATCGTGGGAATCGTTTCCCTGTATGTGTTCCAGATTTTCGAGAACGTCGGCATGCTCATAGGCCTTATGCCGATTACCGGCATTACCCTTCCGTTCGTCAGCTACGGGGGGACCTCCCTGCTGATCAATATGGTGGCGATCGGACTCGTCATGAGCATCCGGGTTCACCAGGAGAAGCCGGACGAACTGGAGTGACGGCCGAACCTGAGTGTCTTTCTTGCCTCTCCTTACCCCTACCTTCCGTTGCATAGCCGACGGAAGGTTTTTTATTTGTAGAAACGTCTATTCCCGGTAGGTTGTCCGTCTCCAAGCGCGAACGGAATAAATCCCTATCCCCATTTCATAAGATGAGAGTAAACAAGCTATCGCGAAACGGGGGCACGGATATGGAAAGGATATCGAGCGTGAGGCAGCGGCGGCAGGACCGGATCCGCGAAATTCAGGAGAGGACAAGCCGGGGAGGGCGGCCGGAAGCGACAGAAGAGCGCGCCCCGAGTAACGCAAGAGTGGCAAGCGGTTTCCCCACAGGCTATCGGGACAACCCGCCGTTGCCGGTGTCACCACCGGACAAGCGGTTCGAGGATCCCGAGTACGTGTGGAAGCTTAAGGAACGGCAGCTGCTTGGGCTGCCCCCGACCCTCCCCGAGTGGGAGACGGACCGGCCGGGGAGGCCGGTTCGTCCCATCGGATGGAGGCTGACGGTCAGCGCGGTGCTGTTTGCCGCGGTATGGGGCCTCTTCCAGGTGCAAGCCCCGTGGGCCGCGGATGTCCAAGCCGTGGTCCGTCAGTCGCTCACACGGGAATGGGATTTCACCCGGGCCGCCGTCTGGTACGAAGAGAGGTTTGGTGCGGTGCCCTCCTTCCTTCCGGCCTTTCATCCGGGGGAGGAGGGAGAGACCAAGGCTGCCTCCAAGAGCCTGCAAGCCTTCCACGTCCCGGCCCGCGGCACCATCGTGTCTGCCTTTGCCAATTCTCACCCATGGGTGGTACTGCAGACGGAGCCGGGAACGGTCATTCATGCCATGGATACCGGGCGTATCCTTTCCGCAGGACTGAAGGAATCCTCCGGCTATACCCTTGTTATTCAGCACGCGAACGGCCTGCAGACCACCTACGGGCTGCTGGATAAAGGAGCCTGGGCCGCCGGAGACTGGGTGAAGGGCGGCGAAGCGCTCGGCAAAGCCTCGCTCAACAGCCAAACGGGCCGGGGAAGTTTTTATTTTGCCGTTATGAAGGACAAAGAATACCTAAATCCGGCGGATGTGGTCCGCTTTGATTAACCTGGGAGGAACGGCTTACCGCTTCCACCCTCTGTTTGTTATGCTTATGCTGCTTTCCTTGGCGACGGGTTATTTTGTGGAGCTGCTCACCCTTTTCGGGCTCGTGTTCATTCACGAGATGGGCCATGTCGCCGCGGCTAAAGCGTTCGGCTGGACGGTTCGGGAAGTGCAGTTCCTCCCGTTCGGGGGAGTGGCCGTCGTGGAGGAATCCGGCAGCATGCCGGCCCGCGAGGAATTGTGGGTAGCCTTAGCGGGGCCTCTGCAGAACCTCTGGATGATCGCCCTGGCCCTCTTGATGAAGGCTGCAGGCTGGGATAACGACGGCTGGTGGGATTATTTCCTGAAGGCCAATGCCATGCTCGGGCTTTTCAACCTGCTGCCGGTTCTTCCGCTGGACGGGGGCAAGGTGCTGCTTTCTGTGCTCAGCTACTGGGTCAGCTACCACCGAGCCATGCTCTTCTGCGCCTGGAGCAGCCTGGCCTTTTCCTGCGTGCTGCTTGGGGGAACGCTTCTTACCCTGTCCACAGCCGGTCTTCACCTCAATCTTCTCATGATTGGCGTCTTCCTTCTTTATTCCAATTGGTACGGTTACCGGCACCTTCCCTACCAGTTTATCCGCTTTCTCATGAGCCGGGAGAAAACGGCGGCCCGCCAGCGCGGGAAGGGTATTCCTGCCCAGCCCCTCCTTGTCCACGAACAAGCTCCGGTCGGTGAGGTGGCCCGTCGGTTGATGAGGGAGCGGCATCACCTGATCTACGTCTGCGGTCCCGAAGGCCGAATCCGGGGAGTACTGCCGGAGAGAAGGCTGATCGACTCCTACTTCACCGATGCCAAAACGGGCCGTGCGGTTTCCGAGCTGATCATGTAGAATAGGAAGCAGGAAGGACCGGGGGTGGAACGGTGAAGCAGGTCATCATTCATCATGCAAACGGAACAAGCAAAGCGGCGCTGCTGGAGGACGGTCGGTTATCGGAATTTTATGTGGAGCAGACGGGCGAGAAGGAACGGGCCGGCAATCTGTACAAAGGACGGGTGGTGAACGTTCTTCCCGGCATGCAGTCGGCCTTTGTGGACATCGGTCTCGAGAAGAACGCTTTTCTGTACCGGGACGATCTCCTGCCCGCCCACCTGGAGAAGCAGCCCGCGGACAAGCCGTGCATCCAAGAGTTGGTCCGCCCCGGTCAAGAGCTCATCGTTCAGGTCAAAAAAGAACCAAGCGGCAGCAAGGGGGCAAGGGTCACGACCCATTTCACCTTGCCCGGACGTTGGATCGTCTATATGCCAAACGCCGATTATACGGCGGTTTCCCGCAAGATCGAGTCCAACGAAGAGAAGCTGCGGCTGAAGCAGATCGGTGACGAGCTGCGAAGCGGCGGAGACGGCATTATCCTCCGAACCATAGCGGCCGGCCAGCCGGCGGAATCGCTCGGCCGGGATTGGGAGAGACTGCACAGCGTCTGGGAGGGCGTCCTGCAGGAGGCTTCGCTTCAGAAAGCCCCCTGTCTCTTGTTTCAGGACTTGGCCCTCGTGCCCCGCCTGGCCCGGGACTTGTTCACCGACGGGATTGATGAGCTGGTTGTGGATGACGAGGAGCTCGCGGAACAGATCGGCCGCATGGTGAAGGACACGGCCCCGAAGCTGGCCCGCTGCGTCCGGGTGTACCGCGGGGAAATCCCGGTGTTCTATTCTTTCCCCGTGGCGGAGGAGCTTGAGAAGGCTTTCCGCCGCAAAATTTGGCTGAACAACGGCGCCTACCTGGTTATGGACCAGACCGAAGCGCTTACGGTTATTGATGTCAATACCGGGAGGTATACGGGCGGGGAGAACCTGGAGCAGACCGTGTTCGAAACGAACATGGAGGCCGCGCGTGAGATTGTGCGGCTTCTCCGGCTCCGGGATATCGGGGGGATCATTGTCGTCGATTTTATCGACATGAAGGACGAGAACCACCGTCAGGCGGTTCGTCGGCAGATGGAGGAGTCCGCACGCGCCGACCGGACCAAGACGCTGATGATCGGCTGGACGAAGCTGGGCCTTTTCGAATTGACCCGCAAGAAGAACCGCCAGGCGCTGGACGGCCAGTTCTTCGACAGCTGTCCTTACTGCGGGGGCTCGGGGAAGGTGCACTCCAAAGATCACCCTTTGTACGGGCAGTAACCCGCCGGAAGAAAGCTTCTGCGGCAGTCCAATTAGCCGTTGCTTTGTTCAGGTGGCTATGGTAGAATAGTTCAGTGTGTTGCCAACCGCACGAGTCGGGTTTAAGTATGGAGCGTTCTCGGATGCCTCGTCACCTGGACATAGGCGAGTCTTACTATTGAGGGAGGTGCAACAATGTACGCTATTATTGAAACGGGCGGTAAACAGTACAAGGTCCAAGAAGGCGACGTTCTCTTCATTGAGAAGCTGACGGTCGGCGAGGGCGATGCGGTTACGTTTGACCGTGTTCTGGCTGTTTCCAACGACAACGGTTTGCAAATCGGTTCTCCGGTTGTTTCCGGTGCTTCCGTATCCGCTAAAGTAGAAAAGCACGGCAAAGGTCGCAAGATCATCGTGTATAAATACAAAGCGAAGAAGAACTACCGTCGCAAGCAAGGCCACCGTCAGCCATACACCAAAGTTGTGATCGACAAGATCCAAGCGTAAGGCACCCATGATTCGAGTTCTTATTGAGAGAGCCGAAAAAGGGACCGTCTGTGCTTTTCGTGTAGAAGGCCATGCCCGCTATGCGGATCCGGGACAAGACATCGTCTGCGCCGGTGTATCTGCGGTGACGGTCGGCACGGTGAATGCCGTGGAGAAGCTGACCGGAGTGGAAATGCCAAGCAAGATGAAGAACGGATTCCTGCAGGCGTCGGTGCCCGGCAATCTGAAGGAGGACCAGCAGGCGCAAGTCCAGCTGCTTCTCGAATCGATGATTGTCATGCTTCATTCCATTGAAGAGTCCTACGGGAAATATATAGCTTTGGAAGACCACTAAGTAAAGAAGGAGGTAACCGAGATGTTGAAATTAAACCTTCAGCTTTTTGCATCCAAAAAAGGGGTAGGTTCCACCAAGAACGGACGCGACAGCATCGCGAAGCGCCTTGGCGTTAAGCGTGCTGACGGCCAGACGGTAACGGCAGGAAGCATCCTCGTTCGTCAACGCGGAACGAAGATCCACCCAGGCAACAACGTGGGCATCGGTTCCGATGACACCCTGTTCGCCAAAGTCG contains:
- a CDS encoding Rne/Rng family ribonuclease; translation: MKQVIIHHANGTSKAALLEDGRLSEFYVEQTGEKERAGNLYKGRVVNVLPGMQSAFVDIGLEKNAFLYRDDLLPAHLEKQPADKPCIQELVRPGQELIVQVKKEPSGSKGARVTTHFTLPGRWIVYMPNADYTAVSRKIESNEEKLRLKQIGDELRSGGDGIILRTIAAGQPAESLGRDWERLHSVWEGVLQEASLQKAPCLLFQDLALVPRLARDLFTDGIDELVVDDEELAEQIGRMVKDTAPKLARCVRVYRGEIPVFYSFPVAEELEKAFRRKIWLNNGAYLVMDQTEALTVIDVNTGRYTGGENLEQTVFETNMEAAREIVRLLRLRDIGGIIVVDFIDMKDENHRQAVRRQMEESARADRTKTLMIGWTKLGLFELTRKKNRQALDGQFFDSCPYCGGSGKVHSKDHPLYGQ
- a CDS encoding FtsW/RodA/SpoVE family cell cycle protein; translation: MFPLFNKFKRIDWSLVLILLAFMVISTFLIYSATISSKYADMGFHKKNLVFYAVGFVALFGVALFNFRWLLKSSIYLYAIGLILLAGLYTPLGKVYFGARGWYTIPGLNMDFQPAELVKLILIITIAAYIGRREGEKLELLRDVIPIGVIVAVPFAMVVLMPDLGNAIIFIVILLGMYWIGNIKFLHVLIGTTLVAGSIGLFVFLFSSYHDEVSKVMEAMGGGHWVQRFDSFLSPETSSRDTNFQGENSKIAIGSGNLTGNGYLKGTSVHSNFIPVAYSDAIFVVVGEEFGFRGAVILLVLYFIMIYRMIIISMETEDLRGSYIIVGIVSLYVFQIFENVGMLIGLMPITGITLPFVSYGGTSLLINMVAIGLVMSIRVHQEKPDELE
- a CDS encoding M23 family metallopeptidase, whose protein sequence is MERISSVRQRRQDRIREIQERTSRGGRPEATEERAPSNARVASGFPTGYRDNPPLPVSPPDKRFEDPEYVWKLKERQLLGLPPTLPEWETDRPGRPVRPIGWRLTVSAVLFAAVWGLFQVQAPWAADVQAVVRQSLTREWDFTRAAVWYEERFGAVPSFLPAFHPGEEGETKAASKSLQAFHVPARGTIVSAFANSHPWVVLQTEPGTVIHAMDTGRILSAGLKESSGYTLVIQHANGLQTTYGLLDKGAWAAGDWVKGGEALGKASLNSQTGRGSFYFAVMKDKEYLNPADVVRFD
- the rpmA gene encoding 50S ribosomal protein L27 — encoded protein: MLKLNLQLFASKKGVGSTKNGRDSIAKRLGVKRADGQTVTAGSILVRQRGTKIHPGNNVGIGSDDTLFAKVEGVVKFERWGRDRKKVSVYPVQEAPVAAAVEV
- the rplU gene encoding 50S ribosomal protein L21, which translates into the protein MYAIIETGGKQYKVQEGDVLFIEKLTVGEGDAVTFDRVLAVSNDNGLQIGSPVVSGASVSAKVEKHGKGRKIIVYKYKAKKNYRRKQGHRQPYTKVVIDKIQA
- a CDS encoding ribosomal-processing cysteine protease Prp, translated to MIRVLIERAEKGTVCAFRVEGHARYADPGQDIVCAGVSAVTVGTVNAVEKLTGVEMPSKMKNGFLQASVPGNLKEDQQAQVQLLLESMIVMLHSIEESYGKYIALEDH
- a CDS encoding site-2 protease family protein — protein: MINLGGTAYRFHPLFVMLMLLSLATGYFVELLTLFGLVFIHEMGHVAAAKAFGWTVREVQFLPFGGVAVVEESGSMPAREELWVALAGPLQNLWMIALALLMKAAGWDNDGWWDYFLKANAMLGLFNLLPVLPLDGGKVLLSVLSYWVSYHRAMLFCAWSSLAFSCVLLGGTLLTLSTAGLHLNLLMIGVFLLYSNWYGYRHLPYQFIRFLMSREKTAARQRGKGIPAQPLLVHEQAPVGEVARRLMRERHHLIYVCGPEGRIRGVLPERRLIDSYFTDAKTGRAVSELIM